Within Vicia villosa cultivar HV-30 ecotype Madison, WI linkage group LG1, Vvil1.0, whole genome shotgun sequence, the genomic segment GCATTAATTGATAATGGAGGCACTTGTTCAAACTAAGATACTAAGCCATATTCTGAATGTTCAAACTAAGATACTAAGCCATATTCTGAATATTGCAAAGTGTTTATAAACATATTAGCTATTAATGCTAAATTGTGGGTTGCTGGAATGTTGCAAAGTTTTTGGCTTAAATTCAAAAAAAGATGTTTTAAAATTTGTCAtagttaatttttaaataaatttctaaaaaacattattattttaattaaataattaaaaatattaataatagagTAACCCACTCAATATTGGCATTTCATTAACAATAGTTTTTTTAAATCCTAGTCATATCGGTCACATCTGAAAAgactaatttttaaaatagagaaattaaattaaaaataatcaaattaGGAAGAACAAAAGTGCATTTAATCCATGTGTTTAACTTTTTACTAGTCGAATTCGCTGCGGAAATGTTACTTGCAATTTTTGTTTGTGTAGATTTTAGATTATATACGTTTTACGCATTATTTtttggatttaaaaaaaatggGTATCTAATTTTATGCAATTCACatagattttttaaatatttgataatatatatgggGTGTAccggatttttttttttaaaatatggtaAAATACCGTTTTtggtaatattttaattatttgatttttttacctGCAAAATTTGTTGTAAAAATAAGTAACTTGCGAATTTTTATACAAAATTTGAATTATATgcactttatgcattttatctggATTTTGAAAATAACGATatctaattttatatatttttatcgaatttttattaaatatttagtaaTATATGTGGGATgtatcaattttttattaatatattttttgattaaataaGGGCCTAAGCCCAAAACTAAAGAGACTACAAAGAAACTAAACGCGGGGTGGAAATCCCGGATAAATCACTAACAAAGTAATTAAAAAGCTCTTCTGGGCAATCCTTATACACATGAAGACCTGGATCGTGAGCAAAACTCTTCTTCGCCATGGCGTCCATGCATCGGTTGGCTTATCTAAAAACGTGAGTGAAGGTAATCTCAATGTCGTCCCTAAGACTTCTTCTAATTTGACAAAACAATCCTGTCTTGGCTCTCATAAGAGACTTATTCCCCTGCAATTTGTCAATAACAAGCTTACTACCCGATTGGATTTCAAGCCTTATGTACCCTCTGCTAACAGCGAGATTGACGCCTTCCATGATTCCCTAGGTTTCAGCGACTTCAATGCTACATTTGCctatgtttttttgaaaaacctcTACGCCATGTGCCATTGTGGTCCCTAAGAAGACCTCCACACGAAGCTTGAAGCGAGCCATTGACTGCCCCATCGACATTAACACAAATGCAACCGAAACTGGGTGGATTCCACTTAATGTGTTTTTCCTGTTGGTTCTTCGCACTAATTTCTCGGCCACGGTCAATCGCTGCGTGATAGACCTTAAATTTGTTACACAACATGAAAGAGAGGTTGCTCGGCATCACAAATTGATCATCATGCTTCCTTTGATTTCTCCAGAACCAAAGAGAGTGACACGTGGTGGCCCACAAATCCTTCGCAAAATTGTGCTCTTTCGACTGAAATTTGTTATCCAAGTTCCTGGTGATCTAGTCCTAAAAGTTGCAGCCAAAAAATTCTGCCAGGTGACAATTACTAACCATCTAAACCCCGGCTTCTCTGGCCACGCTGCAATCCCTCATGGCATGGGAACTATCTTATGTAACTCCAACACAAACATCGCAGCTAGGATCGTTAATTGAAAGACGGCTGAGGTAGGCGTTGGTCAATAACTTTTCGTGCTTCACCATCCAAACAAAAGTTTTAATTCTCTCTGGAACCTTAAGGCACTAAATGTTCTTCCAATCTTTATCAACCAAATTCACCTGCATATCACCACTCAGAATATTATAAGCACTGGAAATTGTAAAGCTCCCATTATGAGTTCCTTTCCACAAAACGACATCGTCTCCATGATAGCTTCTAGGAGGGTGAATAGCAATGATTTCATCCATTGTGTCCTTGTTAAAGATAATATGCAATATTCCACTCTTGGTTGTTGTCCAACAGATCCGCAATAGTACTCAGAGGCGGAATTAGCAAATCCGTATCCGTGGTATGAATAATGCGCCCCTATTTCACCCATCAGTCCTGCCAAATATTGACCCTATTCCCATTGCCAATATCCCAAAAAGGTCCATTGCTTCAGGTCTGGCCACAGTTTGACAACTTCTTTCCACATCTTAGAATCGTAAGGTTTCGTGCTAACTATTGCAAGATTATTGTTACTTTTATCATACTTCACTTTGACCACTTGGCACCAAAGGCTTTTATCACCTGAAAGCAGTTTCCAGCCCAGTTTGGAGATAGAAgcttggttcataactttgaggTTCCTAATCCCCAAACCTCTCATATGGTTGGGCCCAAGGATGTTGCTCCACTTGACCGCATGAATATGCCCATCATCATCTTTATGTCTCCAAATGGAATCTCTTTGCAGCTTGTGTATCTCTTTGATACACGACATGGGAAGAGAGCAAGTTATCACCGAGTATGTTGGAATTGCTTCCACCACGCCTTCGCCAAAATTGTCCTACCAGCAAAAGAAAGATGGTTGGCTTTCCAACTGGTTAGTTTAAGATTGATGTTCTCTAAAACATGCGTGAAGTCACGAGCCTTAGGGATTCTCCTAGAAATGGACACCCCAAGTACTTTCCTAACTCGTTTGCTCCTTATAACCCGACATTTGGATAATTGCTTGTCTGACCAGCTTCGACGTATTGGGAGAGAATAAGATTCTGGTTTTTTGTTACCGACTCTTTGCCCAGAACTGCTGCAGAACTTATCCAACATTTCCTTTATGTGCGCCATATGGTGCATGGTTGCTTCTTCAAACAAGAGAAGATCGTCTGGAAACATCAGATGCGAGATCACCAAGCATTTTCTACCAGCCTTGGCTCCTTTCCACCATCCTCTATTCGCGGCGTCCATAATCATATGAGACAACTTGTCCATACAAATTACAAAAAGATAGGGAGAAATAGGATCTCACTGTCTAAGGCCTTTGGAAGAACTAAAGTAAGGTGTCCGTTTCCTGTTCCGTCTAATGCTCATTGAGACCGAGGAAAAAGATTTCATGATAACTTGCACCATAATGCACGACAATCCCAAGTCAAGAAGAGTCTTGTGGAAAAAAAATCCCACTGAGATTGTCATAAGCCTTAGCCAAATCCACTTTGATAACAAAGGATCCCACTTTCCCTTTACTTATGTACGGGCCGTGAGTGAGTTCTTGGGCCAGGATAATATTTACTGAATGTATCTTCCCGGTATGAAACCTGTTTGAAAGGGACTAATAATGTCGTCAATAATCACCTTCAACCTGTTGACTgcaattttgctaaaacacttATAGACTGTGTTGCACAACGAAATATGGCAGAATTGGTGAACTTGGGTTGGATGATTAACTTTGGGGATTAGCACAATATCAGTTTGGTTAATATCCTCAATACTATCAGGATCGTCCCACAAATTTGTTACCCCAAAAGTGTCATTACCAATAACTTCCCAAGATTTTTGGAAAACCCCGCAGGGAATCTGTCCGGTCCCGGGGCCTTCCACGGAGACATACTGAAGAAAGCATACTTTACTTCCTCGTGGCAAATGCTTTTGTTTAAAAGGCTCGTTGTATCAGCCTGAAGAGGAGGAAAAGTGCAGGTAGTATTTTGCCACTGCCCAACTTCAATATCCTTTGTGAAGAGTTTTTGATAGAAATCCTTAAACAGGTTACCTACTTGGTCAGCCTCCTCGATCCAATCACCGTTAGCATTTTTAATCATGTAAATCTGGTTCTTACACCTGCTTTGGGTTGCTTTTAAGTGGTAGTACTTTGTGTTACGGTTTCCATCAATTAGCCATCTGGCCCGGGAATGTTGAAACCAAACAAATTCTTCTTGTTGGAGGGTCTTGTTGAGATCAAACTGAAGCTTAGATACCAAATTGACTAAACCTTCATGACCTCTTCCTTCATAGAACGCTTTTTGAATGCCACTAATTCTGGAAAGTAGATGCTTCTTGTGGAGATTAACACTATTGACATTGAATT encodes:
- the LOC131623586 gene encoding uncharacterized protein LOC131623586, which translates into the protein MDEIIAIHPPRSYHGDDVVLWKGTHNGSFTISSAYNILSGDMQSKEHNFAKDLWATTCHSLWFWRNQRKHDDQFVMPSNLSFMLCNKFKVYHAAIDRGREISAKNQQEKHIKWNPPSFGCICVNVDGAVNGSLQASCGGLLRDHNGTWRRGFSKKHRQM